The Thalassotalea sp. HSM 43 genome window below encodes:
- a CDS encoding dienelactone hydrolase family protein — protein MSVLSKLKKNGKKIMISLAGIVAGLAALWYAFFSLTPYQVDEYMMQSHYAYKKPAMNMQIEQVTARNFAFTYQTFDGATVNGRLAYPDDIDAIDNASTRMPVLVGVHAMGRSENRWWMESFKERPTLEQTDEITKQALAAGYAVIAIDGRNHGKRKDLDYSVRDMMLDLHLWGEREPYEAMVTDTVKDYRVLLDWIEQQSQFDQDNISVAGYSLGGQVALLLAGIDGRIENVLSIVPPHLDDKTAMVAPKNVAKRLNVDKVWLVTANDDEYATVENNETLFTLIKANQKKHIQLDGGHILPEGYFKQLIGWYE, from the coding sequence ATGAGTGTATTAAGCAAATTAAAGAAAAACGGGAAGAAAATCATGATCAGTTTAGCTGGTATCGTCGCAGGCTTAGCCGCCTTATGGTACGCGTTTTTTTCACTCACGCCATACCAGGTTGATGAGTATATGATGCAAAGCCATTACGCCTATAAAAAGCCGGCGATGAATATGCAAATAGAGCAAGTTACTGCGCGTAACTTTGCGTTTACCTATCAAACATTTGATGGTGCTACTGTTAATGGGCGCTTAGCGTACCCTGATGATATTGACGCCATTGATAACGCCAGTACGCGTATGCCTGTTTTGGTTGGTGTGCATGCGATGGGACGAAGTGAGAACCGTTGGTGGATGGAAAGCTTTAAAGAGCGCCCTACATTAGAGCAAACCGATGAAATCACCAAGCAAGCATTAGCAGCTGGGTATGCGGTTATTGCTATCGATGGTCGTAATCATGGTAAGCGCAAAGATCTGGACTACTCGGTTAGAGATATGATGCTCGATCTGCATTTATGGGGTGAACGCGAACCTTATGAAGCCATGGTCACGGATACCGTAAAAGATTATCGTGTATTGCTTGATTGGATTGAACAGCAATCGCAGTTTGACCAAGATAATATCTCTGTTGCTGGCTACAGTCTTGGCGGCCAAGTCGCCTTATTATTGGCGGGTATCGATGGTCGAATTGAAAACGTGTTATCAATCGTACCGCCTCATCTTGATGATAAAACCGCGATGGTGGCACCAAAAAATGTCGCTAAGCGCTTAAATGTTGATAAAGTATGGTTAGTGACGGCCAATGATGATGAGTATGCCACAGTCGAAAACAATGAAACCTTGTTTACTTTGATTAAGGCAAATCAGAAAAAGCATATTCAACTTGATGGTGGCCATATATTGCCTGAGGGCTATTTTAAGCAACTGATAGGATGGTACGAGTGA
- a CDS encoding response regulator transcription factor, with protein sequence MVRVKSAKLKLLIVEDNLAISQNIASYFEKHQTILDFAYDGVQACELALSEYYDCVVLDIAMPKMDGLQVCDLLRQKASRHIPIIMLTARDTLDDKLVGFSQGADDYLTKPFALEELYARCVALAQRHTLNQPKVLTLGEGEKQVSLDISSKQVLRNEQQVHLQPIPFAILQLLMEAYPRAMTRSELCEKIWGDEPTSSDALRSHFYQLRKVLDKPFAEPIIKTIHGIGFSLSL encoded by the coding sequence ATGGTACGAGTGAAGTCAGCTAAATTAAAATTGTTGATAGTCGAAGATAACCTGGCGATAAGTCAAAACATCGCCAGCTACTTTGAAAAACATCAGACGATTTTAGATTTTGCTTATGATGGGGTACAAGCCTGTGAATTAGCGCTAAGCGAGTATTATGATTGTGTGGTCCTTGATATCGCGATGCCTAAAATGGATGGCTTGCAGGTCTGTGACCTATTGCGACAAAAGGCGTCACGTCATATCCCCATCATTATGCTCACCGCTCGAGATACGCTAGATGACAAACTGGTTGGTTTTTCTCAAGGCGCCGATGATTACTTAACCAAACCCTTTGCTCTTGAGGAGTTGTATGCTCGCTGTGTTGCCTTGGCACAGCGTCATACCTTGAATCAACCGAAAGTGCTAACACTGGGGGAAGGCGAAAAGCAGGTGAGTTTAGATATCAGCAGCAAACAAGTGTTGCGCAATGAGCAGCAAGTGCATTTACAGCCGATTCCCTTTGCCATTTTACAATTGCTGATGGAAGCGTATCCACGGGCAATGACCCGTAGTGAGCTCTGTGAAAAGATTTGGGGTGACGAACCGACCTCATCAGATGCCTTGCGCTCACATTTTTATCAGCTGAGAAAAGTGCTCGATAAACCGTTTGCCGAGCCGATAATAAAAACCATACACGGTATTGGTTTTAGTTTATCGCTTTAA
- a CDS encoding sensor histidine kinase, translating into MIFSQIRTRIVAYFIAMALFISVLFAALGLLFSYYIEDAMFSQLLNDEMAQVQTQIEQGQQPDTNLSFVRFYQHAEQLPKSVKDTLAEEPNRHEFYAEDGKHYHLKRSEQGYLLAEVSEYLIVRKIKGNMAKTTLIFMFIISLFVAFLSWSLAKRLIKPIDNLMQVISSVKGQELPENFSKPFAKDEIGVFARELERAMQRVRQFIEREQHFTRDVSHELRTPIAISQGALTLLNDTPLSAEQQQLSGRIGDAQLQMQQCIEGLLALARETEFSEEPVTLMPLIESCVVEHHQLLEQKDIELSLQVNDTAQVKSNKQALKIIISNLIGNAFNHCQQGGINIDFTNNCLTIADSGPGIDRELLPKIFQSGVKGRGSEGFGIGLSLVKRLCEKLDIDLGIDSDQNGTKIRLQW; encoded by the coding sequence ATGATATTTAGTCAGATTCGCACCCGTATTGTCGCGTACTTTATTGCCATGGCGTTGTTTATCAGCGTGTTGTTTGCCGCATTAGGTTTGCTGTTTTCTTATTATATTGAGGATGCGATGTTTTCGCAGTTGCTCAACGATGAAATGGCGCAAGTGCAAACGCAAATTGAGCAAGGCCAACAACCGGATACGAACCTATCATTTGTGCGTTTTTATCAGCATGCTGAACAGTTACCTAAATCAGTCAAAGACACACTAGCAGAAGAGCCTAACCGACACGAATTTTATGCAGAGGATGGTAAGCATTATCACTTAAAGCGCAGTGAACAAGGTTATTTGTTGGCGGAAGTGAGTGAATACCTGATTGTCCGTAAAATTAAGGGCAACATGGCAAAAACAACCTTGATATTTATGTTTATCATTTCATTGTTCGTAGCGTTTTTGTCCTGGTCTTTGGCAAAAAGACTGATAAAGCCAATAGATAATTTGATGCAGGTCATTAGCTCTGTTAAAGGCCAAGAACTGCCTGAAAACTTTTCTAAACCCTTTGCTAAAGATGAAATCGGTGTGTTTGCTAGAGAGCTAGAGCGCGCTATGCAGCGTGTGCGCCAATTTATTGAGCGAGAGCAACACTTCACTCGTGATGTTTCCCATGAATTACGCACCCCAATCGCCATTAGCCAAGGGGCATTAACCTTACTAAATGACACGCCGTTAAGCGCGGAACAACAACAGCTGAGCGGTCGTATCGGTGATGCGCAACTGCAAATGCAACAATGCATTGAAGGCTTATTGGCATTAGCGCGAGAGACTGAGTTTAGTGAGGAGCCGGTAACCTTGATGCCGTTAATTGAGTCCTGCGTTGTAGAGCACCATCAATTGCTAGAGCAAAAGGACATCGAATTATCATTACAGGTCAATGACACGGCGCAGGTGAAAAGTAATAAACAAGCGCTAAAAATCATCATAAGTAACCTTATCGGCAACGCGTTTAATCATTGTCAGCAAGGTGGTATCAATATCGATTTTACTAATAATTGTCTTACTATTGCCGACTCAGGGCCAGGCATAGACCGTGAATTACTGCCGAAAATCTTTCAGTCAGGTGTTAAAGGCCGTGGCAGCGAAGGGTTTGGTATTGGCTTGTCTTTGGTTAAACGTTTATGTGAAAAGCTAGATATCGACCTTGGCATTGATTCGGACCAAAATGGCACCAAGATTCGCCTACAATGGTGA
- a CDS encoding TetR/AcrR family transcriptional regulator, which produces MPKSRQTILNAAKTCFLQHGYQATNVSMISRYADISRVTIHKQFGSKEDLFRAVIEEHCHMENMLSDELLAQDSSCWQKLAQLLKAWANPLFNDIEQELIRNELLFAGRKYCEDLIIKHRNDNIAQISALLHDAVQGDEIQLQSLQMTITEFAELIEINFKGLIMAHNQAPIDQLIDNNIRLYARATKIN; this is translated from the coding sequence ATGCCAAAAAGTCGACAAACAATTTTAAATGCAGCAAAAACGTGTTTCCTACAACATGGTTATCAGGCGACTAATGTCTCGATGATCAGTCGTTATGCGGATATCTCCAGAGTAACCATCCATAAGCAGTTTGGTTCAAAGGAAGACTTGTTTCGTGCGGTAATAGAAGAACACTGTCATATGGAAAATATGCTCAGTGATGAATTGTTGGCACAAGACAGCAGTTGCTGGCAAAAACTGGCTCAGTTATTAAAAGCCTGGGCAAACCCGTTATTTAACGATATCGAGCAAGAATTGATCCGTAATGAATTATTATTTGCTGGGCGTAAATACTGTGAAGACTTGATCATCAAGCATCGCAATGACAACATTGCGCAAATTAGCGCGCTATTGCATGACGCGGTACAAGGTGATGAAATTCAACTGCAAAGTCTGCAAATGACGATAACCGAGTTTGCCGAGCTGATTGAAATCAACTTTAAAGGCTTGATCATGGCCCATAACCAAGCACCAATTGACCAGCTTATCGATAACAATATTCGTTTATACGCGCGGGCAACCAAGATTAACTAA
- a CDS encoding efflux RND transporter periplasmic adaptor subunit: MYRHQIYLLLVCTFILSACSPDNEQASANIEAVEKVVQLANVVNTPNKTRYSFPAEVSAVKTLELSFEVSGRLTSAKLLTGSQIEKGTLLASIDSVPFQRRVNEQKAKRDKAARELSRIKALFAKNLTAQSVLDNAKTDLELADIELLKAEQDLSYTRLYAPFDAQISERLVDNNNLVSAGQTIATLQDMSQVYFTFNVPERLLTNYKGNPVVSAKATLLNQQQSYDIEYVEHSTAVDPITQTYKVVFAMQPIEGRSITPGARANVDIEFSSTLQSGDLMVPFSALVGGAEQGFAVFKFESNGTVARLPVTVVRVVNGFALIHSSLQVDDEVVAAGANRLSHGMKVRAYKGER, encoded by the coding sequence ATGTACCGTCACCAAATCTACCTGTTACTTGTATGCACATTCATACTCAGCGCATGCTCCCCAGACAATGAACAGGCCAGTGCAAATATCGAGGCTGTAGAGAAAGTTGTGCAGCTAGCCAATGTGGTTAATACGCCGAACAAGACTCGCTACTCATTTCCCGCAGAAGTCAGTGCTGTGAAAACATTGGAGCTTAGCTTTGAAGTTTCAGGTCGCCTTACCAGTGCAAAGTTACTCACCGGTAGTCAGATAGAAAAGGGCACCTTGCTAGCATCTATCGATAGCGTGCCATTTCAACGTCGTGTCAATGAGCAAAAAGCAAAACGTGATAAAGCCGCTCGAGAGCTAAGTCGCATCAAAGCCTTGTTTGCTAAAAACTTGACCGCACAATCGGTACTCGATAACGCCAAGACCGATTTGGAATTGGCTGATATTGAACTGTTAAAAGCCGAGCAGGATTTAAGCTATACCCGTTTGTATGCGCCTTTTGATGCGCAGATATCAGAACGATTGGTCGACAATAATAACCTGGTTAGTGCGGGCCAAACCATCGCCACATTGCAAGACATGTCGCAGGTGTATTTTACTTTCAATGTACCTGAGCGACTGTTAACTAACTACAAAGGTAATCCCGTGGTGTCAGCCAAAGCCACCTTACTCAATCAACAACAGTCTTATGACATAGAGTATGTAGAACATTCCACTGCCGTTGATCCTATCACCCAGACATACAAAGTCGTGTTTGCTATGCAGCCAATCGAAGGGCGAAGCATTACTCCAGGTGCGCGCGCTAATGTCGATATCGAGTTCTCTAGCACATTGCAAAGCGGTGATTTAATGGTACCGTTTTCTGCGCTGGTTGGCGGAGCAGAGCAAGGCTTTGCGGTATTTAAATTCGAATCAAATGGCACCGTTGCAAGATTGCCCGTCACTGTGGTTCGTGTGGTTAACGGTTTCGCCTTGATTCATTCCTCGTTACAGGTTGATGACGAGGTGGTTGCCGCCGGTGCGAATCGTTTGAGTCATGGCATGAAAGTACGCGCTTACAAAGGTGAGCGTTAA
- a CDS encoding efflux RND transporter permease subunit, translating to MNIAQYAIKTPVNVWLVIIICMLGGLIGLNEIGRLEDPAFTIKQVKVITPFKGASAKQVEQEITEPVEIALQQMPQLRRLTSISKPGISEVLVEIKPNYDSNELPQIWDELRKRLVDLKPNLPKGSGTPKVYDDFGDVYGMYYALTAPDFSPREMREFARIIRRDLLTVDGVGKVDISGVMQEQIVAYMDPNHIAGLGLSFPDVVNLLANNLQPAAGARLRVADKKVRILVEEPTNQLDEINQLSLVVPGTNNSIKLQDIAHITVEPVDIQNSIIRHQGRDAITLAVAAVNDVNIVNVGSRVETKINAILAELPLGIELQPIYNQATVVDEAVGGFINNLFMSVAVVVITLCLFMGWRSGIVVGSILLITVMGTILIMWLMELQLQRISLGAMVIAMGMLVDNAIVVAEGMMLRMRQGKNAVEAASFIVKRTQWPLLGATVIGIAAFSGIGLSDDATGEFLYSLFAVIMISLLLSWVLAVIVTPLFGSYFYQQGSAEQQPSKGVLLRVYQAALAWVLRNRLITILALVVVTVTAYGSFGKLKQGFFPPSNTPIFFIHYWGPQDQDIRSTNATIKKAEQIALALDGVESVTSYVGQGAARYTLTYNPQAPNESYGLLMIRTEQASTIDTLGKTLLADLSTLDLNADVYFERMQFGPSNGAKLAARFSGPDTEQLRALAEQAKAILYADNRVRDIRHNWREKGKALNGHYDKINAGVAGISRSDFNDAVQYASSGLELGRLQDGDYSYAIMAKMADINNDPIEAIENAMVWSSQQRQYVPFRQVSNGLELVSEEVQIQRRDRLRTITVFADPGFNETAGAALARIRPQIEAIELPPGYQLEWGGEFEASQDAQQALGKGLPAGFLAMFIISVLLFGRARQPLIIWLIVPMAVVGVVTGLYFTGLPFGFMALLGFLSLFGMLIKNAIVLLEEIDLQRQEGKTDQVAIVDASISRLRPVSLAAITTILGMAPLLSDAFFADMSVTIMGGLAFATVLTLLAVPVLYSLLFRINYR from the coding sequence ATGAATATTGCTCAATACGCCATTAAAACACCGGTCAATGTATGGCTGGTGATCATCATTTGCATGCTTGGTGGTTTGATTGGCCTTAACGAAATTGGTCGGTTGGAAGACCCTGCATTTACCATTAAACAGGTGAAAGTGATCACCCCATTTAAAGGCGCAAGTGCAAAGCAAGTGGAGCAGGAAATTACCGAACCTGTCGAGATTGCGTTGCAACAAATGCCGCAATTACGTCGCTTAACATCGATCTCAAAGCCCGGTATTTCTGAAGTACTGGTTGAGATCAAACCGAACTATGACTCCAATGAATTACCACAGATATGGGATGAGTTGCGCAAGCGTCTGGTTGATTTAAAACCGAATTTACCTAAAGGCAGTGGCACACCAAAAGTATATGATGACTTTGGCGACGTCTATGGTATGTACTATGCGTTAACCGCGCCAGATTTTAGTCCGCGGGAAATGCGTGAATTTGCTCGTATTATTCGCCGTGACTTATTAACCGTCGATGGCGTTGGTAAAGTTGATATCTCCGGTGTGATGCAAGAGCAAATCGTCGCTTATATGGATCCCAATCATATTGCTGGATTAGGCTTGTCCTTTCCTGATGTCGTCAACCTACTGGCCAATAACTTGCAACCCGCCGCTGGTGCAAGATTGCGCGTTGCCGATAAAAAAGTGCGTATATTGGTAGAAGAACCAACCAATCAATTGGATGAAATTAACCAGTTATCCTTGGTTGTGCCGGGCACCAATAACTCCATTAAGTTGCAAGATATTGCTCATATTACGGTTGAGCCGGTGGATATTCAAAACAGCATTATTCGTCATCAAGGACGTGATGCGATTACCTTAGCTGTTGCCGCAGTCAATGACGTTAATATAGTTAATGTTGGCAGCCGTGTTGAGACGAAAATAAACGCCATTCTTGCCGAGTTACCTTTAGGCATTGAATTACAACCAATATATAACCAAGCCACCGTTGTCGATGAAGCGGTCGGCGGCTTTATCAATAATTTATTTATGTCCGTTGCCGTGGTTGTGATAACACTGTGTCTATTTATGGGCTGGCGCTCAGGCATCGTTGTTGGCTCAATATTGTTGATCACGGTTATGGGAACCATTTTGATCATGTGGTTGATGGAATTGCAATTGCAGCGCATTTCCCTCGGCGCCATGGTGATCGCGATGGGGATGTTAGTTGATAACGCTATCGTCGTTGCTGAAGGCATGATGCTGCGCATGCGCCAAGGTAAAAATGCCGTTGAGGCAGCCAGCTTTATCGTTAAGCGTACGCAGTGGCCATTGCTCGGTGCGACGGTTATTGGTATTGCCGCATTCTCGGGAATTGGCTTATCTGATGATGCCACTGGCGAGTTTTTATATTCACTGTTTGCGGTGATTATGATTTCGTTGTTATTGAGTTGGGTGTTAGCGGTTATTGTAACGCCATTGTTCGGCTCTTATTTTTATCAGCAGGGCAGTGCTGAGCAGCAACCGAGCAAAGGCGTGTTATTGCGTGTATACCAAGCTGCACTGGCTTGGGTTTTACGTAATCGCTTAATCACCATTTTGGCTTTGGTGGTGGTGACTGTTACTGCGTATGGTAGTTTTGGAAAATTAAAACAAGGGTTCTTCCCACCATCGAACACGCCGATTTTCTTTATCCATTATTGGGGGCCTCAAGATCAAGACATCCGCAGTACCAATGCCACCATTAAAAAGGCGGAGCAGATAGCGTTAGCACTAGACGGTGTCGAGTCGGTGACCAGTTACGTTGGTCAGGGCGCGGCGCGTTACACCTTAACCTACAACCCACAAGCGCCGAATGAGAGCTACGGTTTGTTAATGATCCGCACCGAGCAAGCATCGACCATCGATACTCTTGGTAAGACCTTATTGGCTGATTTATCGACTTTAGATTTAAATGCCGATGTGTATTTTGAACGTATGCAGTTTGGACCAAGTAATGGCGCCAAATTGGCGGCGCGCTTCTCTGGCCCTGACACCGAGCAATTGCGTGCGTTAGCTGAGCAGGCTAAAGCCATCTTATATGCCGATAATAGGGTGCGTGATATTCGTCATAACTGGCGTGAAAAAGGCAAAGCGTTAAACGGCCACTACGATAAAATTAACGCCGGTGTGGCGGGTATTTCACGTAGTGACTTTAACGACGCGGTGCAATATGCCAGCTCAGGTCTCGAACTTGGGCGCTTGCAAGATGGTGATTATTCTTATGCCATCATGGCGAAAATGGCCGACATTAATAATGACCCTATTGAAGCGATTGAAAATGCCATGGTCTGGTCTTCACAGCAGCGCCAATATGTGCCATTTAGACAAGTATCAAATGGCTTAGAATTAGTCAGCGAAGAGGTGCAAATTCAGCGTCGTGATCGTTTACGTACCATTACGGTATTCGCCGATCCTGGATTTAATGAAACCGCAGGCGCGGCATTAGCACGAATTCGACCGCAAATCGAAGCCATCGAACTACCGCCTGGTTACCAACTTGAGTGGGGTGGCGAATTTGAAGCCTCGCAAGATGCGCAACAAGCTCTTGGCAAAGGCTTACCTGCTGGCTTTTTAGCGATGTTTATTATTTCAGTGTTGTTGTTTGGTCGTGCTCGTCAGCCATTAATTATCTGGTTAATTGTGCCAATGGCGGTCGTTGGTGTTGTCACCGGCTTATATTTTACCGGTTTACCATTTGGTTTTATGGCGTTATTAGGCTTTTTAAGCCTATTTGGTATGTTGATCAAAAACGCTATCGTTTTGTTGGAAGAAATCGACTTACAACGACAAGAGGGGAAAACCGATCAAGTTGCTATTGTTGATGCCAGTATCAGTCGTTTACGCCCGGTGTCATTGGCTGCTATCACCACCATTTTAGGTATGGCGCCGTTGTTAAGTGATGCCTTCTTTGCCGATATGTCCGTCACCATTATGGGCGGTTTGGCGTTTGCAACTGTGCTTACTTTGCTTGCCGTACCGGTCTTGTATTCATTGTTGTTTCGAATTAACTATCGATAA
- a CDS encoding OmpA family protein — protein sequence MNKSLSAFVVASILLSGCQTTRENAHTGEAETNSTTIGAITGAIGGAIVGAATSSKSDRKKGALQGLVGGAVIGAGVGNHLDKQEALLRDKMQQSGVQVKRINENQLQLVMTNGIGFDTGSYYLQPQITSTLNGVVEVLREFPESKIRIEGHTDSIGSVNANQTLSENRASSVLNYFFQNGVARDRLIAVGLGESQPVCDNINEQGRQCNRRVEINILPTS from the coding sequence ATGAATAAATCTTTATCAGCATTCGTTGTTGCCTCCATTCTCCTAAGCGGCTGTCAAACCACACGTGAAAATGCTCACACGGGTGAAGCTGAAACCAACTCAACAACGATAGGTGCCATCACCGGTGCAATTGGTGGTGCTATTGTTGGCGCGGCGACATCAAGTAAAAGTGATCGCAAAAAAGGCGCCTTGCAAGGCCTAGTAGGTGGTGCGGTTATCGGTGCGGGTGTGGGTAATCACCTAGACAAACAAGAAGCGTTGTTGCGTGATAAAATGCAACAATCAGGTGTCCAAGTAAAACGCATCAATGAAAACCAATTACAGTTAGTGATGACCAATGGTATTGGCTTTGATACTGGCTCGTATTACTTGCAGCCACAAATTACCTCAACCCTTAACGGTGTTGTCGAGGTACTACGAGAATTTCCAGAATCAAAAATTCGTATTGAAGGGCATACCGACAGCATAGGTAGTGTCAATGCAAACCAAACCTTGTCTGAAAATCGAGCCTCATCGGTATTGAATTACTTTTTTCAAAACGGTGTGGCGCGTGACCGCTTGATCGCTGTCGGTTTAGGGGAAAGCCAACCGGTATGTGACAACATCAATGAACAAGGGCGTCAATGTAATCGTCGTGTAGAGATCAACATTCTACCAACGTCGTAG
- a CDS encoding hydroxymethylglutaryl-CoA lyase → MTLVANLGHSDLPKAVKIVEVGPRDGLQNEKQFISAQDKIALINKLAEAGTAYIESGSFVSAKWVPQMATSSEIFAQLQRKSGVTYAALTPNMKGFEAALAVKADEVAIFGAASESFSQKNINCSIDESLARFAPVIEAANANNLKVRGYVSCVVGCPYEGDIAPEQVAKVAKKLLDMGCYEISLGDTIGVGTPESVRRMLAAVSQYVPVEKLAVHFHDTYGQALANIYAALQMGVAVIDSAVAGLGGCPYAKGASGNVASEDVVYMLNGLGIEHGIDLDKLLQAGWFISDLLEREPISKVSNAFRSKCQ, encoded by the coding sequence ATGACACTGGTTGCTAACCTAGGTCACAGCGACTTGCCCAAAGCGGTTAAAATCGTTGAGGTCGGTCCAAGAGATGGGCTGCAAAATGAAAAGCAGTTTATTTCTGCACAGGACAAAATAGCCTTGATCAATAAACTTGCCGAGGCCGGCACAGCTTATATTGAAAGCGGCAGTTTCGTCTCCGCCAAATGGGTGCCGCAGATGGCGACGTCAAGCGAGATATTTGCGCAATTACAGCGCAAATCTGGCGTCACTTACGCAGCCTTAACGCCAAACATGAAAGGCTTTGAAGCAGCCCTTGCCGTTAAAGCTGATGAAGTTGCCATCTTTGGCGCTGCGTCGGAAAGCTTTAGTCAAAAAAATATTAACTGCTCAATTGATGAATCTTTAGCGCGATTTGCGCCGGTTATTGAGGCGGCAAACGCCAATAATCTAAAGGTTCGTGGTTATGTTTCTTGCGTTGTAGGTTGCCCTTATGAAGGTGATATTGCGCCAGAACAAGTCGCCAAGGTTGCCAAGAAGCTGCTCGACATGGGCTGCTATGAAATCTCGTTAGGCGATACCATAGGCGTCGGCACGCCAGAAAGCGTACGACGCATGCTAGCGGCTGTCAGTCAGTACGTGCCTGTGGAAAAATTGGCGGTGCATTTTCATGATACCTATGGCCAAGCACTGGCCAATATATACGCCGCCCTGCAAATGGGCGTTGCGGTGATCGACAGTGCCGTCGCTGGCCTTGGTGGTTGCCCGTATGCTAAAGGTGCTTCTGGTAATGTCGCCAGTGAAGATGTGGTTTATATGCTCAATGGCCTTGGTATTGAACACGGTATTGATCTTGATAAGTTACTGCAAGCGGGTTGGTTTATCAGTGATTTACTTGAACGAGAACCGATCTCTAAAGTATCCAATGCGTTTCGCAGCAAATGCCAATAA